The genomic DNA CCTAAGACTGACATCAATAAGAGAACAAGCAAAGCACCGAGCTATAGATATATACGCGTATGTAGCCCTGAAATAGTATTGCCAGAAAAGACCTTAATGAGGTAAAGCACAAACCCAAAAAACGGCActaatttattttcaacGCCCGCGGTCGATCTAACCGCAGCCACAATTTGGTCACGAGCTTTCTAACCCAACTATTCTCACCGTGCGAAACGAAAATTCATGACTCTTTCCAAGCATCGTGAGTTCATGACTACTTTCGCATATATAACAGGCATATACGTACATAcctgtatatatatgtatatatatgaagaagagacGGACCTGCATATGCCATTTATTGAATAGTTAACTCACCAGTTTTACCAATTGTCTATAAGCGATAACATACAATGTCTTTAGAAAGAGAGGAACCACAACATTTCGGAGCAGGGCCAGCTCAGATGCCCACACCGGTTCTACAACAAGCTGCTAAGGACTTGATCAATTTTAATGATCTAGGTCTTGGTATCGGTGAAATTTCTCATCGTTCGAAAGATGCTACCAAAGTGATTGAAGATTCCAAAAAGCACTTGACCGAATTGTTAGATATTCCTGACACCCACGAAGTGTTCTACATGCAAGGTGGTGGTACTACTGGGTTCTCATCTGTAGCTACCAACTTGGCTGCTGCATATGTGGGAAAACACGGAGAAATTGCACCTGCTGGTTACTTAGTTACTGGTAGTTGGTCCCAGAAATCGTACGAAGAAGCAAAGAGATTGCATGTTCCAGCCGAAGTCATCTTTAATGCTAAAGACTACAAAAATGGAAAGTTTGGCACAATTCCAGATGAATCTCTTTGGAGAGATAAGGTCACTGGTAAGAAGTTTTCATATGTATACTTGTGTGAGAATGAAACTGTCCATGGTGTGGAATGGCcaaatttaccaaaatgTCTGGTAGATGACCCAAATATTGAAATCGTTGCTGATTTATCCAGTGATATTTTGTCTCGTAAGATAGATGTATCCCAATATGGTGTTATTATGGCAGGTGCCCAGAAAAACATTGGTTTAGCGGGCTTAACTCTATACATCATCAAGAAATCTATTcttaaaaatatttctgGCGCTTCCGAAGAAACCTTACATGAACTTGGAGTACCAATCACACCAATTGCATTCGACTATCCAACAGTGGTAAAGAATAACTCCGCTTATAACACAATTCCAATTTTCACATTGCATGTTATGGATCTCGTTTTCCAAcatattttaaagaaagGTGGTATTGATGCTCAACAAGCTGAAAATGAGCAAAAGGCCAAGATATTGTACGAAGTTTTAGATTCAAACCCAAGCTTTTACAATGTACCAGTGGATCCAAAATGTAGATCCAAAATGAATGTTGTTTTCACTCTAAAGAAGGAGGGCCTTGATGAAAAGTTCTTGAAGGAAGCAGCAGCTCGGAAATTGACAGGTTTGAAAGGTCATCGTTCGGTTGGTGGGTTTAGAGCTTCCATCTATAACGCCTTATCAGTACAAGCCGTGCAAAACTTGGTAGATTTCATCAAGGAATTTGCCGAAAGGAACGCTTGAACCTATTGCTGCATACCTGCGCTAGGTGCAAAGAACCACCTTGTCCAAATTATTATGTAAATGTTAAATAAGTTAGTTTATGAATGCACACAAGATTGCTTATCCTCTCCAAAGGCAGGCTGATTAAATGATATGATATGAGACATTCTAATTACAATACGATACCGtgagaaaaataatgatatcCTCGTACTCAAAGAAGTCTAGTTGCTATAGCCCATTGAccagaaaacaaaattcaTTGTCATTCTTGGATCATCCAGCTCAAGATTGCAATATTGAAGATTGACAACCGAGCGAGGCACAGGGCGAAAAGGGTTGAATGGAAAGAAGCCATTCTAACCAACATAAGTGgactctttttctttttacaTATTAACAGTGTATTTCTAAAGAgagtaaaaatataactaGGAACACTTTCACTATCTCATATTTTTGCGTTTGCTGAGTTCGCCTATACTTTCTTTATGGTCTTCTTATTCGAAAGTTTTCATTATACAAATTgaagagttttttttttaagaatgaattttttcttgaaaaattatggATACTTCAAAAAAGTGCGCATTGAAAAGGCCCAAAACTTTGGagcaataaaaaaaaaactaggTCTACATATAATAGAGACGGGCTATTATTACAAATTATGCCATTATGTCCAATATCGTGAATATCTGATGCTAATTTCGAATCAATGAATTGAAAGGTTATAACTTCACCTTTAAAAGCGCATATAAATACGTACATCGAAAAGAATTAGCaatgaagagaaagaaaaacaatattGAATGTGTGAACCCAAGGGCTATATATTAAATTcgaatttttattttaacTGTTGTGAAAACTATTAGATTTTGTATATAGCGTTATACCTTCCCCCTTTATAAATCAGCGTCGTCTTCATCAGGCAATGGCAAGGCAGTGGCTTGGTCCATTTCTTGCTGGTATTGGTGCATCAATTGCTCGTCGACTTGGACTTCCGGTGGAGCCAAAGCAGGCGAGGCAACAAACTCCAATTGTGGGTTACCAGCCAGTTTTCTAGCCAGCCATAAGAACGGTTTCTCAAAATTGTAGTTGGATTTTGCAGAAATATCGTAGTATTGcaagttcttttttctgtGGAAAGTTATGGTCTTGGCCTTGacctttctttctttaacaTCGACTTTGTTACCACATAACACTATCGGGATATTTTCGCACACACGGACCAAGTCTCTATGCCAGTTGGGAACATTCTTGTAGGTAATTCTAGAAGTCACATCGAACATGATAATGGCACATTGAGCGTTGATGTAATAGCCATCCCTTAATCCACCGAACTTCTCCTGGCCTGCGGTATCCCAGACGTCGAATTTGATCTCACCGAAATTAGTGTAAAAGGATAAAGGATGGACCTCAACACCGATAGTGGCGATGTATTTCTTTTCGAATTCACCAGTCAAATGTCTCTTCACAAAAGTGGTCTTACCGGTACCACCATCACCAACAAGCACTAGCTTGAAAGTGGGGACTTCGCCATTACTTTGAACAGGTGCAGACATTACGAGCGTATATAACTAGTTACAGGTGTTTTCTTATTGTACCTTGGCCAGgatgttttccttttcttttttcgaaGTAAATTTTAAATTTACAATGGTTGATCAGAAAGAGATCAAAACATTATGCactattttcttgttttgtaTTTAAGGGGTGACCAAAATCAGCGGATGGCCACATGCGGCTTCTGATAATAGCAAAGTTAAGCAATGAAAAACTCACCGAGCGGGTAACGAGCCTACACGGTTGTTATTAGTGATAAATGCTAACGCCATGCTTACTTTGAGTTTGACCGTTTTGTATCGTAAAGTAGCGGTGTGtgagagagagagagaggAAGGGAGGAGGTATGTGTTCGATCTCTCACTATGCAATTCGTAGCCGTTGTAGTTTAGAGTGCAGAAGCTCAGAGCTTG from Saccharomyces eubayanus strain FM1318 chromosome VIII, whole genome shotgun sequence includes the following:
- the GSP2 gene encoding Ran GTPase GSP2, with protein sequence MSAPVQSNGEVPTFKLVLVGDGGTGKTTFVKRHLTGEFEKKYIATIGVEVHPLSFYTNFGEIKFDVWDTAGQEKFGGLRDGYYINAQCAIIMFDVTSRITYKNVPNWHRDLVRVCENIPIVLCGNKVDVKERKVKAKTITFHRKKNLQYYDISAKSNYNFEKPFLWLARKLAGNPQLEFVASPALAPPEVQVDEQLMHQYQQEMDQATALPLPDEDDADL
- the SER1 gene encoding O-phospho-L-serine:2-oxoglutarate transaminase; amino-acid sequence: MSLEREEPQHFGAGPAQMPTPVLQQAAKDLINFNDLGLGIGEISHRSKDATKVIEDSKKHLTELLDIPDTHEVFYMQGGGTTGFSSVATNLAAAYVGKHGEIAPAGYLVTGSWSQKSYEEAKRLHVPAEVIFNAKDYKNGKFGTIPDESLWRDKVTGKKFSYVYLCENETVHGVEWPNLPKCLVDDPNIEIVADLSSDILSRKIDVSQYGVIMAGAQKNIGLAGLTLYIIKKSILKNISGASEETLHELGVPITPIAFDYPTVVKNNSAYNTIPIFTLHVMDLVFQHILKKGGIDAQQAENEQKAKILYEVLDSNPSFYNVPVDPKCRSKMNVVFTLKKEGLDEKFLKEAAARKLTGLKGHRSVGGFRASIYNALSVQAVQNLVDFIKEFAERNA